In Oryza sativa Japonica Group chromosome 2, ASM3414082v1, the following are encoded in one genomic region:
- the LOC4329033 gene encoding protein FAR1-RELATED SEQUENCE 5 isoform X2 — protein sequence MMPSSPPDMYEALVHGGDDELLARAGPPPMEDVLMHILPVDSEQVFARVNNLGNEISPVQAWCQPELRGEKTSNNDGQTVITPVELIKKPVEKQVITEGRLQLAGDGYQLLSSNGIDKTAEQLYVDQLGRQTNSMDQSLQHTDGQNQSHDNMESNEVSSDDRNSDGDSDRSLGNESDKGLGAHYSPSLMELDNARPPELGMKFATLEDAQRFYETHALKTGFVAKRGTNYRRKKFTIECHKTGTSKLTPNPQRKRKKNIIERTQCQAKVVVKLNKGQWEYAAVRNEHNHPLCPSYSLRFSKRKRRRNPPSQKQLDVQRNSDQLTQADNLEERLSQPLISADSNEVNNKRMPRHAEISISTVEKEPVDKLQRAGDYQEQSSNGIDKNTERPIVDKLGDQTSSIDHSLQHTEEHNRSHDNVESSEAPSEDTSSESNSDSSSGDESDKELGKYFYPSFDELKNSRPPEPGMKFPSLQAAQRFYYAHALLTGFVGKRGTNYKRKKFHLECNKSGKMKLTKSSENPMKKRRSNLVEKTQCKARVIVKLDKGEWEFTAVRHEHNHPLCPSPLLARFIVDHKQMSTGEKSFLRVLQQNRVPPKKIMKIFRKLRVCFGDIPFENKDEHNIAQTEHRKANSDVESALKHFTELQIQNPEFLYVMQKDEDNTVTSIFWTDARLRIEYDIFGDLIMFDAAYSTDMYNMPFVPIIGINSHATPFLLGCALLKDEKVETFEWMLRTFLQVMGGKMPRAVITNQDTSMEKAFAELMPHVRLRFCKRHVMSKAQEKLGDFMTARGNINTDLHNLVGNSLVETEFEEGWVELIERYNASENQHLQLMWQTRKSWAPVYFREDLYPFIDSVGSNEGINSLFKGNMLPKDTIDKFIGQFKEIQENIAKVHEEDRFQSGADLKYISMQPIEQHAAHIYTREIFLKVQEELLHSTAFNVQEIQIGTVYRLEKVFNYENPEFDRNYFEVLAEPGINAFKCQCAKFTRDGIPCCHIFRLFTQFGINEIPEQYIMPRWTKKFREEQLKQNKEKLFDKHGIKDSENTLRYAMLMSKAAEICPKICHDEAKCSIFMQELDKIQEKLITESRENAQNDNPCREQGALQQEHRGSSSNTEQEQQHTGGL from the exons ATGATGCCTTCTTCTCCTCCCGACATGTATGAG GCACTTGTTCATGGTGGAGATGATGAGCTGCTGGCACGGGCCGGCCCTCCTCCCATGGAGGACGTGCTGATGCACATCCTTCCAGTTGATTCCGAACAG GTTTTTGCTCGTGTAAACAATCTGGGGAATGAAATTTCTCCTGTACAAGCCTGGTGCCAACCAGAGCTGCGCGGCGAAAAG ACCAGTAACAATGATGGGCAAACGGTGATAACTCCAGTCGAGTTGATCAAG AAACCTGTTGAGAAGCAAGTGATAACAGAAGGAAGACTGCAGCTCGCTGGTGATGGCTATCAG CTGCTATCTTCAAATGGCATAGACAAAACTGCAGAACAACTATACGTGGATCAATTAGGGAGACAAACCAACTCAATGGACCAATCACTGCAGCATACTGATGGACAAAACCAATCACATGATAATATGGAAAGCAATGAAGTGTCAAGCGATGATAGAAACAGTGATGGCGATTCTGACAGAAGCCTAGGAAATGAATCAGATAAAGGGCTTGGAGCACACTATAGTCCTAGTTTAATGGAATTGGATAATGCAAGACCACCAGAACTTGGAATGAAATTTGCAACACTTGAAGATGCACAGAGATTCTATGAGACACATGCTCTTAAAACTGGCTTTGTTGCAAAGCGGGGGACGAACTACAGGAGAAAAAAGTTTACCATAGAGTGCCACAAGACTGGCACATCAAAGCTAACTCCGAACCcacagaggaagaggaagaaaaatatTATAGAGAGGACTCAATGCCAGGCAAAGGTGGTAGTGAAGCTCAATAAGGGACAATGGGAGTATGCAGCAGTCCGGAATGAACACAACCATCCATTGTGTCCTAGCTATTCGCTTAGATTCTCAAAGCGCAAACGCAGGCGAAATCCTCCAAGCCAGAAACAGCTGGATGTTCAGAGAAATAGTGACCAACTGACACAGGCAGATAATCTTGAGGAACGGTTGTCGCAACCTCTTATTTCAGCTGATTCAAATGAA GTAAACAACAAAAGGATGCCTAGACATGCAGAGATTAGTATATCTACTGTAGAGAAGGAACCTGTTGACAAACTACAGCGAGCTGGTGATTATCAG GAGCAATCTTCAAATGGCATAGACAAAAATACAGAACGACCAATTGTAGATAAATTGGGAGACCAAACAAGCTCGATAGACCATTCACTTCAGCATACTGAAGAGCATAACAGATCACATGATAATGTGGAAAGCAGTGAAGCGCCAAGCGAGGATACAAGCAGTGAAAGCAATTCAGACAGCAGCTCAGGTGATGAGTCGGATAAGGAGCTTGGGAAGTACTTCTATCCTAGTTTCGACGAACTGAAGAATTCAAGACCACCAGAACCCGGAATGAAATTTCCATCCCTTCAAGCCGCACAAAGATTCTATTACGCACATGCTCTCCTTACTGGTTTTGTAGGAAAGAGGGGAACCAACTACAAGAGAAAGAAGTTTCACTTAGAATGCAACAAGAGTGGCAAAATGAAGTTAACGAAGTCATCTGAAAACCCAATGAAGAAGAGGAGAAGCAATCTTGTAGAGAAGACACAATGCAAGGCAAGGGTGATAGTGAAACTCGATAAGGGAGAATGGGAGTTCACAGCAGTTCGCCATGAGCACAATCATCCGTTATGCCCAAGCCCTTTGCTTGCAAGATTCATAGTAGACCACAAACAAATGTCAACTGGAGAGAAGTCATTTTTAAGAGTTCTGCAACAAAATAGGGTACCTCCTAAGAAAATTATGAAGATTTTCAGGAAACTAAGAGTTTGTTTCGGAGACATACCATTTGAAAATAAAGATGAGCACAACATAGCACAGACAGAACATAGAAAAGCAAACTCAGATGTTGAAAGCGCATTGAAGCACTTCACAGAATTGCAGATTCAAAACCCAGAATTTCTGTACGTAATGCAAAAAGATGAGGACAACACAGTTACAAGCATCTTCTGGACTGATGCAAGATTGAGGATCGAGTATGATATTTTCGGAGATCTCATTATGTTTGATGCTGCCTATAGCACTGATATGTATAACATGCCTTTTGTGCCTATTATTGGAATAAATAGCCACGCGACACCCTTCCTGTTAGGATGTGCTTTGTTAAAAGATGAGAAAGTAGAAACCTTCGAATGGATGTTGCGTACATTTTTGCAAGTGATGGGAGGAAAAATGCCAAGAGCGGTCATAACAAACCAGGACACATCAATGGAGAAGGCATTTGCAGAACTCATGCCGCATGTAAGGCTTAGGTTTTGCAAGCGGCATGTTATGAGCAAAGCTCAGGAAAAGCTTGGAGACTTCATGACAGCAAGAGGTAACATAAATACAGATCTACATAACTTAGTAGGCAACTCGCTGGTAGAAACAGAATTTGAAGAAGGATGGGTTGAGCTTATTGAGAGATACAATGCAAGTGAAAACCAACACCTGCAACTCATGTGGCAAACAAGAAAAAGTTGGGCACCTGTCTATTTTAGAGAAGATCTCTACCCATTTATTGACTCAGTTGGTTCCAACGAGGGAATAAACTCATTATTTAAAGGTAATATGCTTCCAAAGGACACAATAGATAAGTTCATTGGGCAATTTAAGGAGATACAAGAGAATATAGCAAAAGTTCATGAAGAAGATAGATTTCAGTCAGGAGCTGACCTTAAATACATCTCAATGCAACCAATAGAACAACATGCAGCACATATTTACACAAGGGAAATATTTCTGAAAGTACAGGAAGAACTACTACATTCTACTGCATTCAACGTGCAGGAGATACAAATAGGGACAGTGTACAGACTTGAAAAGGTCTTCAACTATGAGAACCCAGAGTTTGATAGAAATTATTTTGAAGTGCTTGCTGAACCTGGCATCAATGCATTCAAGTGCCAATGTGCAAAATTTACAAGGGATGGAATACCTTGCTGCCACATATTCAGACTTTTCACTCAGTTTGGAATCAATGAAATACCAGAGCAGTACATAATGCCCAGATGGACTAAAAAATTCAGAGAGGAGCAGCTAAAACAGAACAAGGAAAAATTATTTGACAAGCATGGTATAAAGGATTCAGAAAATACATTGAGATATGCAATGCTAATGAGTAAAGCGGCTGAAATTTGCCCGAAAATTTGCCATGATGAAGCAAAATGCAGCATATTCATGCAGGAACTAGACAAGATTCAAGAGAAGTTGATAACGGAGAGCAGAGAAAATGCACAGAATGATAACCCATGTCGTGAACAAGGGGCCTTGCAACAGGAGCATCGTGGGAGCAGTAGCAATACAGAGCAAGAGCAACAGCATACAGGTGGCTTGTAA
- the LOC4329033 gene encoding protein FAR1-RELATED SEQUENCE 5 isoform X1 — translation MMPSSPPDMYEKQALVHGGDDELLARAGPPPMEDVLMHILPVDSEQVFARVNNLGNEISPVQAWCQPELRGEKTSNNDGQTVITPVELIKKPVEKQVITEGRLQLAGDGYQLLSSNGIDKTAEQLYVDQLGRQTNSMDQSLQHTDGQNQSHDNMESNEVSSDDRNSDGDSDRSLGNESDKGLGAHYSPSLMELDNARPPELGMKFATLEDAQRFYETHALKTGFVAKRGTNYRRKKFTIECHKTGTSKLTPNPQRKRKKNIIERTQCQAKVVVKLNKGQWEYAAVRNEHNHPLCPSYSLRFSKRKRRRNPPSQKQLDVQRNSDQLTQADNLEERLSQPLISADSNEVNNKRMPRHAEISISTVEKEPVDKLQRAGDYQEQSSNGIDKNTERPIVDKLGDQTSSIDHSLQHTEEHNRSHDNVESSEAPSEDTSSESNSDSSSGDESDKELGKYFYPSFDELKNSRPPEPGMKFPSLQAAQRFYYAHALLTGFVGKRGTNYKRKKFHLECNKSGKMKLTKSSENPMKKRRSNLVEKTQCKARVIVKLDKGEWEFTAVRHEHNHPLCPSPLLARFIVDHKQMSTGEKSFLRVLQQNRVPPKKIMKIFRKLRVCFGDIPFENKDEHNIAQTEHRKANSDVESALKHFTELQIQNPEFLYVMQKDEDNTVTSIFWTDARLRIEYDIFGDLIMFDAAYSTDMYNMPFVPIIGINSHATPFLLGCALLKDEKVETFEWMLRTFLQVMGGKMPRAVITNQDTSMEKAFAELMPHVRLRFCKRHVMSKAQEKLGDFMTARGNINTDLHNLVGNSLVETEFEEGWVELIERYNASENQHLQLMWQTRKSWAPVYFREDLYPFIDSVGSNEGINSLFKGNMLPKDTIDKFIGQFKEIQENIAKVHEEDRFQSGADLKYISMQPIEQHAAHIYTREIFLKVQEELLHSTAFNVQEIQIGTVYRLEKVFNYENPEFDRNYFEVLAEPGINAFKCQCAKFTRDGIPCCHIFRLFTQFGINEIPEQYIMPRWTKKFREEQLKQNKEKLFDKHGIKDSENTLRYAMLMSKAAEICPKICHDEAKCSIFMQELDKIQEKLITESRENAQNDNPCREQGALQQEHRGSSSNTEQEQQHTGGL, via the exons ATGATGCCTTCTTCTCCTCCCGACATGTATGAG AAACAGGCACTTGTTCATGGTGGAGATGATGAGCTGCTGGCACGGGCCGGCCCTCCTCCCATGGAGGACGTGCTGATGCACATCCTTCCAGTTGATTCCGAACAG GTTTTTGCTCGTGTAAACAATCTGGGGAATGAAATTTCTCCTGTACAAGCCTGGTGCCAACCAGAGCTGCGCGGCGAAAAG ACCAGTAACAATGATGGGCAAACGGTGATAACTCCAGTCGAGTTGATCAAG AAACCTGTTGAGAAGCAAGTGATAACAGAAGGAAGACTGCAGCTCGCTGGTGATGGCTATCAG CTGCTATCTTCAAATGGCATAGACAAAACTGCAGAACAACTATACGTGGATCAATTAGGGAGACAAACCAACTCAATGGACCAATCACTGCAGCATACTGATGGACAAAACCAATCACATGATAATATGGAAAGCAATGAAGTGTCAAGCGATGATAGAAACAGTGATGGCGATTCTGACAGAAGCCTAGGAAATGAATCAGATAAAGGGCTTGGAGCACACTATAGTCCTAGTTTAATGGAATTGGATAATGCAAGACCACCAGAACTTGGAATGAAATTTGCAACACTTGAAGATGCACAGAGATTCTATGAGACACATGCTCTTAAAACTGGCTTTGTTGCAAAGCGGGGGACGAACTACAGGAGAAAAAAGTTTACCATAGAGTGCCACAAGACTGGCACATCAAAGCTAACTCCGAACCcacagaggaagaggaagaaaaatatTATAGAGAGGACTCAATGCCAGGCAAAGGTGGTAGTGAAGCTCAATAAGGGACAATGGGAGTATGCAGCAGTCCGGAATGAACACAACCATCCATTGTGTCCTAGCTATTCGCTTAGATTCTCAAAGCGCAAACGCAGGCGAAATCCTCCAAGCCAGAAACAGCTGGATGTTCAGAGAAATAGTGACCAACTGACACAGGCAGATAATCTTGAGGAACGGTTGTCGCAACCTCTTATTTCAGCTGATTCAAATGAA GTAAACAACAAAAGGATGCCTAGACATGCAGAGATTAGTATATCTACTGTAGAGAAGGAACCTGTTGACAAACTACAGCGAGCTGGTGATTATCAG GAGCAATCTTCAAATGGCATAGACAAAAATACAGAACGACCAATTGTAGATAAATTGGGAGACCAAACAAGCTCGATAGACCATTCACTTCAGCATACTGAAGAGCATAACAGATCACATGATAATGTGGAAAGCAGTGAAGCGCCAAGCGAGGATACAAGCAGTGAAAGCAATTCAGACAGCAGCTCAGGTGATGAGTCGGATAAGGAGCTTGGGAAGTACTTCTATCCTAGTTTCGACGAACTGAAGAATTCAAGACCACCAGAACCCGGAATGAAATTTCCATCCCTTCAAGCCGCACAAAGATTCTATTACGCACATGCTCTCCTTACTGGTTTTGTAGGAAAGAGGGGAACCAACTACAAGAGAAAGAAGTTTCACTTAGAATGCAACAAGAGTGGCAAAATGAAGTTAACGAAGTCATCTGAAAACCCAATGAAGAAGAGGAGAAGCAATCTTGTAGAGAAGACACAATGCAAGGCAAGGGTGATAGTGAAACTCGATAAGGGAGAATGGGAGTTCACAGCAGTTCGCCATGAGCACAATCATCCGTTATGCCCAAGCCCTTTGCTTGCAAGATTCATAGTAGACCACAAACAAATGTCAACTGGAGAGAAGTCATTTTTAAGAGTTCTGCAACAAAATAGGGTACCTCCTAAGAAAATTATGAAGATTTTCAGGAAACTAAGAGTTTGTTTCGGAGACATACCATTTGAAAATAAAGATGAGCACAACATAGCACAGACAGAACATAGAAAAGCAAACTCAGATGTTGAAAGCGCATTGAAGCACTTCACAGAATTGCAGATTCAAAACCCAGAATTTCTGTACGTAATGCAAAAAGATGAGGACAACACAGTTACAAGCATCTTCTGGACTGATGCAAGATTGAGGATCGAGTATGATATTTTCGGAGATCTCATTATGTTTGATGCTGCCTATAGCACTGATATGTATAACATGCCTTTTGTGCCTATTATTGGAATAAATAGCCACGCGACACCCTTCCTGTTAGGATGTGCTTTGTTAAAAGATGAGAAAGTAGAAACCTTCGAATGGATGTTGCGTACATTTTTGCAAGTGATGGGAGGAAAAATGCCAAGAGCGGTCATAACAAACCAGGACACATCAATGGAGAAGGCATTTGCAGAACTCATGCCGCATGTAAGGCTTAGGTTTTGCAAGCGGCATGTTATGAGCAAAGCTCAGGAAAAGCTTGGAGACTTCATGACAGCAAGAGGTAACATAAATACAGATCTACATAACTTAGTAGGCAACTCGCTGGTAGAAACAGAATTTGAAGAAGGATGGGTTGAGCTTATTGAGAGATACAATGCAAGTGAAAACCAACACCTGCAACTCATGTGGCAAACAAGAAAAAGTTGGGCACCTGTCTATTTTAGAGAAGATCTCTACCCATTTATTGACTCAGTTGGTTCCAACGAGGGAATAAACTCATTATTTAAAGGTAATATGCTTCCAAAGGACACAATAGATAAGTTCATTGGGCAATTTAAGGAGATACAAGAGAATATAGCAAAAGTTCATGAAGAAGATAGATTTCAGTCAGGAGCTGACCTTAAATACATCTCAATGCAACCAATAGAACAACATGCAGCACATATTTACACAAGGGAAATATTTCTGAAAGTACAGGAAGAACTACTACATTCTACTGCATTCAACGTGCAGGAGATACAAATAGGGACAGTGTACAGACTTGAAAAGGTCTTCAACTATGAGAACCCAGAGTTTGATAGAAATTATTTTGAAGTGCTTGCTGAACCTGGCATCAATGCATTCAAGTGCCAATGTGCAAAATTTACAAGGGATGGAATACCTTGCTGCCACATATTCAGACTTTTCACTCAGTTTGGAATCAATGAAATACCAGAGCAGTACATAATGCCCAGATGGACTAAAAAATTCAGAGAGGAGCAGCTAAAACAGAACAAGGAAAAATTATTTGACAAGCATGGTATAAAGGATTCAGAAAATACATTGAGATATGCAATGCTAATGAGTAAAGCGGCTGAAATTTGCCCGAAAATTTGCCATGATGAAGCAAAATGCAGCATATTCATGCAGGAACTAGACAAGATTCAAGAGAAGTTGATAACGGAGAGCAGAGAAAATGCACAGAATGATAACCCATGTCGTGAACAAGGGGCCTTGCAACAGGAGCATCGTGGGAGCAGTAGCAATACAGAGCAAGAGCAACAGCATACAGGTGGCTTGTAA
- the LOC4329033 gene encoding protein FAR1-RELATED SEQUENCE 5 isoform X3 gives MDQSLQHTDGQNQSHDNMESNEVSSDDRNSDGDSDRSLGNESDKGLGAHYSPSLMELDNARPPELGMKFATLEDAQRFYETHALKTGFVAKRGTNYRRKKFTIECHKTGTSKLTPNPQRKRKKNIIERTQCQAKVVVKLNKGQWEYAAVRNEHNHPLCPSYSLRFSKRKRRRNPPSQKQLDVQRNSDQLTQADNLEERLSQPLISADSNEVNNKRMPRHAEISISTVEKEPVDKLQRAGDYQEQSSNGIDKNTERPIVDKLGDQTSSIDHSLQHTEEHNRSHDNVESSEAPSEDTSSESNSDSSSGDESDKELGKYFYPSFDELKNSRPPEPGMKFPSLQAAQRFYYAHALLTGFVGKRGTNYKRKKFHLECNKSGKMKLTKSSENPMKKRRSNLVEKTQCKARVIVKLDKGEWEFTAVRHEHNHPLCPSPLLARFIVDHKQMSTGEKSFLRVLQQNRVPPKKIMKIFRKLRVCFGDIPFENKDEHNIAQTEHRKANSDVESALKHFTELQIQNPEFLYVMQKDEDNTVTSIFWTDARLRIEYDIFGDLIMFDAAYSTDMYNMPFVPIIGINSHATPFLLGCALLKDEKVETFEWMLRTFLQVMGGKMPRAVITNQDTSMEKAFAELMPHVRLRFCKRHVMSKAQEKLGDFMTARGNINTDLHNLVGNSLVETEFEEGWVELIERYNASENQHLQLMWQTRKSWAPVYFREDLYPFIDSVGSNEGINSLFKGNMLPKDTIDKFIGQFKEIQENIAKVHEEDRFQSGADLKYISMQPIEQHAAHIYTREIFLKVQEELLHSTAFNVQEIQIGTVYRLEKVFNYENPEFDRNYFEVLAEPGINAFKCQCAKFTRDGIPCCHIFRLFTQFGINEIPEQYIMPRWTKKFREEQLKQNKEKLFDKHGIKDSENTLRYAMLMSKAAEICPKICHDEAKCSIFMQELDKIQEKLITESRENAQNDNPCREQGALQQEHRGSSSNTEQEQQHTGGL, from the exons ATGGACCAATCACTGCAGCATACTGATGGACAAAACCAATCACATGATAATATGGAAAGCAATGAAGTGTCAAGCGATGATAGAAACAGTGATGGCGATTCTGACAGAAGCCTAGGAAATGAATCAGATAAAGGGCTTGGAGCACACTATAGTCCTAGTTTAATGGAATTGGATAATGCAAGACCACCAGAACTTGGAATGAAATTTGCAACACTTGAAGATGCACAGAGATTCTATGAGACACATGCTCTTAAAACTGGCTTTGTTGCAAAGCGGGGGACGAACTACAGGAGAAAAAAGTTTACCATAGAGTGCCACAAGACTGGCACATCAAAGCTAACTCCGAACCcacagaggaagaggaagaaaaatatTATAGAGAGGACTCAATGCCAGGCAAAGGTGGTAGTGAAGCTCAATAAGGGACAATGGGAGTATGCAGCAGTCCGGAATGAACACAACCATCCATTGTGTCCTAGCTATTCGCTTAGATTCTCAAAGCGCAAACGCAGGCGAAATCCTCCAAGCCAGAAACAGCTGGATGTTCAGAGAAATAGTGACCAACTGACACAGGCAGATAATCTTGAGGAACGGTTGTCGCAACCTCTTATTTCAGCTGATTCAAATGAA GTAAACAACAAAAGGATGCCTAGACATGCAGAGATTAGTATATCTACTGTAGAGAAGGAACCTGTTGACAAACTACAGCGAGCTGGTGATTATCAG GAGCAATCTTCAAATGGCATAGACAAAAATACAGAACGACCAATTGTAGATAAATTGGGAGACCAAACAAGCTCGATAGACCATTCACTTCAGCATACTGAAGAGCATAACAGATCACATGATAATGTGGAAAGCAGTGAAGCGCCAAGCGAGGATACAAGCAGTGAAAGCAATTCAGACAGCAGCTCAGGTGATGAGTCGGATAAGGAGCTTGGGAAGTACTTCTATCCTAGTTTCGACGAACTGAAGAATTCAAGACCACCAGAACCCGGAATGAAATTTCCATCCCTTCAAGCCGCACAAAGATTCTATTACGCACATGCTCTCCTTACTGGTTTTGTAGGAAAGAGGGGAACCAACTACAAGAGAAAGAAGTTTCACTTAGAATGCAACAAGAGTGGCAAAATGAAGTTAACGAAGTCATCTGAAAACCCAATGAAGAAGAGGAGAAGCAATCTTGTAGAGAAGACACAATGCAAGGCAAGGGTGATAGTGAAACTCGATAAGGGAGAATGGGAGTTCACAGCAGTTCGCCATGAGCACAATCATCCGTTATGCCCAAGCCCTTTGCTTGCAAGATTCATAGTAGACCACAAACAAATGTCAACTGGAGAGAAGTCATTTTTAAGAGTTCTGCAACAAAATAGGGTACCTCCTAAGAAAATTATGAAGATTTTCAGGAAACTAAGAGTTTGTTTCGGAGACATACCATTTGAAAATAAAGATGAGCACAACATAGCACAGACAGAACATAGAAAAGCAAACTCAGATGTTGAAAGCGCATTGAAGCACTTCACAGAATTGCAGATTCAAAACCCAGAATTTCTGTACGTAATGCAAAAAGATGAGGACAACACAGTTACAAGCATCTTCTGGACTGATGCAAGATTGAGGATCGAGTATGATATTTTCGGAGATCTCATTATGTTTGATGCTGCCTATAGCACTGATATGTATAACATGCCTTTTGTGCCTATTATTGGAATAAATAGCCACGCGACACCCTTCCTGTTAGGATGTGCTTTGTTAAAAGATGAGAAAGTAGAAACCTTCGAATGGATGTTGCGTACATTTTTGCAAGTGATGGGAGGAAAAATGCCAAGAGCGGTCATAACAAACCAGGACACATCAATGGAGAAGGCATTTGCAGAACTCATGCCGCATGTAAGGCTTAGGTTTTGCAAGCGGCATGTTATGAGCAAAGCTCAGGAAAAGCTTGGAGACTTCATGACAGCAAGAGGTAACATAAATACAGATCTACATAACTTAGTAGGCAACTCGCTGGTAGAAACAGAATTTGAAGAAGGATGGGTTGAGCTTATTGAGAGATACAATGCAAGTGAAAACCAACACCTGCAACTCATGTGGCAAACAAGAAAAAGTTGGGCACCTGTCTATTTTAGAGAAGATCTCTACCCATTTATTGACTCAGTTGGTTCCAACGAGGGAATAAACTCATTATTTAAAGGTAATATGCTTCCAAAGGACACAATAGATAAGTTCATTGGGCAATTTAAGGAGATACAAGAGAATATAGCAAAAGTTCATGAAGAAGATAGATTTCAGTCAGGAGCTGACCTTAAATACATCTCAATGCAACCAATAGAACAACATGCAGCACATATTTACACAAGGGAAATATTTCTGAAAGTACAGGAAGAACTACTACATTCTACTGCATTCAACGTGCAGGAGATACAAATAGGGACAGTGTACAGACTTGAAAAGGTCTTCAACTATGAGAACCCAGAGTTTGATAGAAATTATTTTGAAGTGCTTGCTGAACCTGGCATCAATGCATTCAAGTGCCAATGTGCAAAATTTACAAGGGATGGAATACCTTGCTGCCACATATTCAGACTTTTCACTCAGTTTGGAATCAATGAAATACCAGAGCAGTACATAATGCCCAGATGGACTAAAAAATTCAGAGAGGAGCAGCTAAAACAGAACAAGGAAAAATTATTTGACAAGCATGGTATAAAGGATTCAGAAAATACATTGAGATATGCAATGCTAATGAGTAAAGCGGCTGAAATTTGCCCGAAAATTTGCCATGATGAAGCAAAATGCAGCATATTCATGCAGGAACTAGACAAGATTCAAGAGAAGTTGATAACGGAGAGCAGAGAAAATGCACAGAATGATAACCCATGTCGTGAACAAGGGGCCTTGCAACAGGAGCATCGTGGGAGCAGTAGCAATACAGAGCAAGAGCAACAGCATACAGGTGGCTTGTAA